A DNA window from Sphingomonas profundi contains the following coding sequences:
- a CDS encoding PepSY-associated TM helix domain-containing protein, translated as MIHLPREETKLMVAVHGWSGIVLGLLLYAVVLTGTAAVFAEEIGAWSAGHVETRSAFTRPIDRVVRDLAARTPVRYHEGVNLFEIGDHDLGVFFHRDETDAGGRLVSRGVYYQLDRQGRVAAARHGTGEEVFGPRNDDALSSFLVDTHVRLHIPNPWGLLLTGILGLAMLVAAISGLLIHRHLLKDMFTLRRHANPVLVDRDRHSVAGTWSLPFAFVLAFTGSFFSFFGTVGVPIVAMAAFGGDVQALSETVFGNPGKPDPRPAAMGDLDRIVADAIRRAGDPPSFVSIEKFGRADAEVTSFHPPHAGDIAPATLLYHGATGAFDRTKPAIGTRPSAGGTMAAIMSPLHFGNFAGMVSRAIWFSLGFAMCYVTLTGLRLWLARRRDGPRSLDWLDRAVSVVGFGLPLALLGAAAAFLIAMPHGAAVFWTPAAFLIAAAMAIAGGVFARSRAGLDDGLQLAMGVLMVLLPPLRLFTGGPGWAMAIAAGQPIIAACDLAFLIAGGWVLWRVLGHRLAGRPALSLQPAE; from the coding sequence ATGATCCACCTGCCCCGGGAAGAGACCAAGCTGATGGTGGCGGTGCACGGCTGGTCGGGCATCGTGCTCGGCCTGCTGCTCTACGCCGTCGTCCTCACCGGCACGGCGGCGGTGTTCGCCGAGGAAATCGGCGCCTGGTCGGCCGGCCATGTCGAGACGCGATCCGCCTTCACCCGGCCGATCGACCGCGTGGTTCGCGATCTCGCGGCGCGCACCCCCGTCCGCTACCATGAGGGCGTGAACCTGTTCGAGATCGGCGACCACGATCTCGGCGTCTTCTTCCACCGCGACGAGACGGATGCCGGCGGCAGGCTCGTCAGCCGCGGCGTCTACTATCAACTCGATCGCCAGGGCCGCGTCGCCGCCGCCCGGCACGGCACCGGCGAGGAAGTGTTCGGCCCGCGCAACGACGACGCGCTCAGCAGCTTCCTCGTCGATACGCATGTGCGCCTGCACATCCCGAACCCGTGGGGGCTGCTGCTCACCGGCATCCTCGGCCTGGCGATGCTGGTCGCCGCGATCTCCGGCCTGCTGATCCACCGGCACCTGCTGAAGGACATGTTCACGCTGCGCCGCCACGCCAATCCCGTGCTGGTGGATCGCGATCGCCACAGCGTCGCCGGCACGTGGAGTCTGCCGTTCGCCTTCGTGCTGGCGTTCACCGGCAGCTTCTTCTCCTTCTTCGGCACCGTGGGCGTGCCGATCGTGGCGATGGCGGCGTTCGGCGGCGACGTGCAGGCGCTGAGCGAGACGGTGTTCGGCAATCCGGGCAAGCCGGATCCGCGCCCGGCCGCGATGGGCGATCTCGATCGCATCGTGGCGGACGCGATCCGCCGCGCGGGCGACCCGCCGAGCTTCGTCTCGATCGAGAAGTTCGGCCGCGCCGATGCCGAGGTGACGAGCTTCCACCCGCCCCACGCGGGCGACATCGCGCCGGCGACCCTGCTGTACCATGGCGCCACCGGGGCGTTCGATCGCACCAAGCCGGCGATCGGCACCCGCCCATCCGCCGGCGGTACGATGGCGGCGATCATGTCGCCGCTGCACTTCGGCAATTTCGCCGGCATGGTCTCCCGCGCGATCTGGTTCTCGCTGGGTTTCGCGATGTGCTACGTCACCTTGACCGGCCTCAGGCTGTGGCTGGCGCGCCGGCGCGACGGGCCGCGCTCGCTCGACTGGCTCGATCGCGCCGTCTCGGTGGTGGGCTTCGGCCTGCCTCTCGCCCTGCTGGGCGCGGCGGCCGCCTTCCTGATCGCCATGCCGCACGGCGCGGCGGTGTTCTGGACGCCGGCCGCCTTCCTGATCGCCGCCGCCATGGCGATCGCGGGCGGCGTGTTCGCCCGCTCGCGTGCGGGGCTGGACGACGGGCTGCAGCTGGCCATGGGCGTGCTGATGGTTCTGCTGCCGCCGCTGCGCCTGTTCACCGGCGGGCCGGGCTGGGCGATGGCGATCGCGGCCGGCCAGCCGATCATCGCGGCGTGCGATCTCGCCTTCCTGATCGCCGGCGGCTGGGTGCTGTGGCGGGTGCTCGGCCACCGGCTGGCGGGCCGCCCGGCGCTGTCGCTGCAGCCGGCGGAATGA
- a CDS encoding TonB-dependent siderophore receptor encodes MKTIMLAGAACLLAPQCAWAAADAPMADADAAAAADPGADTILVTATRTQTFAGTKTETPLIETPQPITVITDDVFLSQGAINISDTVRYAAGITANAYGRDTRVDGFVIRGIDALQFRDGMRDIFSYYATIPSDPYNFSRVEIVRGPASVLFGQGSIGGLVNLVSKTPDFDTRGEISAVYGSYNRKELLGDVNLALGETLAVRAVGRARDADTYVDHVPDDRVMFAPSIRWQPTPDTDITLLGLYQEDDGGSTSQFLPVVGTKLPNGTNPRLDRFLFVGKPGWDRYDGRSLQGGGSVTQRFGENVRLNLKARYIDSDLTYLTHYTDSYSNPTNPYLDAARRQIGLYSDGSVARLNVFSTDNNVQARFHTGAAVEHTLLAGIDYSWNEVRKRGGFGFDVIDIYAIDYAALTIPTLDQYATRESQKQLGLYLQDQIRFWDRISVVLGARRDRVRTDGAPDTVAKATTFRAGIIGELGAGISPFFSYTESFLPITGNTLPDGSGSPLKPQTGRQFEAGVKWQPDPNTLVTITGFHIKESNRPLTGVGQIVTQSGRLTTKGIEFEANRTLPGNFELLVNYGYNKLVSRDTPFFDFLPRHNASLWSTKTVRVGDEATVRIGAGARYTGKRTAIGPAWTITTGDNLLVDALAEVNWRTWRFAINATNLFDDRFFASCLPRGDCFVGAPRNVMGTVGYRF; translated from the coding sequence ATGAAGACGATCATGCTCGCGGGCGCCGCCTGCCTGCTCGCGCCGCAGTGCGCCTGGGCCGCCGCCGACGCGCCGATGGCGGATGCCGATGCCGCCGCCGCTGCCGATCCGGGGGCGGACACGATCCTCGTCACCGCCACCCGCACGCAGACGTTCGCCGGCACCAAGACGGAGACGCCGCTGATCGAGACGCCGCAGCCGATCACCGTCATCACGGACGACGTGTTCCTGTCGCAGGGGGCGATCAACATCAGCGATACGGTGCGCTACGCCGCCGGCATCACCGCCAATGCCTATGGCCGCGACACCCGCGTCGACGGCTTCGTGATCCGCGGCATCGACGCACTCCAGTTCCGCGACGGCATGCGCGACATCTTCAGCTATTATGCGACGATCCCGTCCGATCCGTACAATTTCTCGCGGGTGGAGATCGTGCGCGGGCCGGCGTCCGTGCTGTTCGGCCAGGGCTCGATCGGCGGCCTCGTCAACCTCGTCTCCAAGACGCCCGATTTCGATACGCGCGGCGAGATCAGCGCCGTCTACGGCAGCTACAACCGCAAGGAGCTGCTCGGCGACGTCAACCTGGCGCTGGGCGAGACGCTGGCGGTGCGCGCCGTCGGCCGTGCGCGCGATGCGGACACCTATGTCGATCACGTGCCGGACGATCGCGTGATGTTCGCGCCGTCGATCCGCTGGCAGCCGACGCCCGATACGGACATCACCCTGCTCGGCCTCTATCAGGAGGATGATGGCGGCTCGACCTCGCAATTCCTGCCGGTCGTCGGCACGAAGCTGCCGAACGGCACGAACCCCCGGCTCGATCGCTTCCTGTTCGTCGGCAAGCCCGGATGGGACCGCTACGACGGCCGCTCGCTCCAGGGTGGCGGCAGCGTGACGCAGCGTTTCGGCGAGAATGTCCGCCTCAACCTCAAGGCCCGCTACATCGACAGCGATCTCACCTACCTCACCCATTATACCGACAGCTACAGCAACCCGACCAACCCCTATCTGGATGCCGCCCGCCGCCAGATCGGCCTCTACAGCGACGGCAGCGTCGCCCGCCTCAACGTCTTCTCGACCGACAACAACGTGCAGGCGCGCTTCCACACCGGCGCGGCGGTGGAGCACACCCTGCTGGCCGGCATCGACTATAGCTGGAACGAGGTGCGCAAGCGCGGCGGCTTCGGCTTCGACGTGATCGACATCTACGCGATCGACTATGCCGCGCTGACGATCCCGACCCTGGATCAATATGCCACGCGCGAATCGCAGAAGCAGCTCGGCCTCTACCTGCAGGATCAGATCCGCTTCTGGGATCGCATCTCCGTGGTGCTCGGCGCCCGGCGGGATCGCGTGCGGACCGATGGCGCGCCGGACACGGTGGCGAAGGCGACCACCTTCCGCGCCGGCATCATCGGCGAGCTCGGTGCCGGCATCTCGCCCTTCTTCAGCTACACCGAATCCTTCCTGCCGATCACCGGCAACACTTTGCCGGACGGCAGCGGCAGCCCGCTGAAGCCGCAGACCGGCCGGCAGTTCGAGGCGGGCGTGAAGTGGCAGCCGGATCCGAACACGCTCGTCACCATAACCGGCTTCCACATCAAGGAGAGCAACCGCCCGCTCACCGGGGTGGGCCAGATCGTCACGCAATCGGGCCGGCTGACCACCAAGGGCATCGAGTTCGAGGCGAACCGCACCCTGCCCGGCAATTTCGAGCTGCTGGTGAATTACGGCTACAACAAGCTCGTCTCGCGCGACACGCCGTTCTTCGATTTCCTGCCGCGCCACAACGCCTCGCTCTGGTCGACCAAGACGGTGCGCGTCGGCGATGAGGCCACCGTGCGGATCGGCGCCGGCGCGCGCTACACCGGCAAGCGCACCGCGATCGGCCCGGCCTGGACGATCACGACCGGCGACAACCTGCTGGTGGACGCGCTGGCGGAGGTGAACTGGCGCACGTGGCGCTTCGCGATCAACGCGACCAACCTGTTCGACGACAGGTTCTTCGCCTCCTGCCTGCCGCGCGGCGACTGCTTCGTCGGCGCGCCGCGCAACGTGATGGGCACGGTCGGCTATCGCTTCTGA
- a CDS encoding SMP-30/gluconolactonase/LRE family protein, with amino-acid sequence MAGQGGPSPQGAGMTGEVPAVDTPCEILATGHQFAEAPREGPDGALYSSDLTGGGLYRWYAGVVTVALADRMWIGGCVMNVDGRPIVSGRGGLAIVGGGRAAPLLQAIGGAAVSAINDIEADAAGGLYGGTIDFTAILETGAPPAPGLFFRLDPDGSVDVLREGVAVSNGIGFSPAGDLLYHSESGVGVWAWTHDGHRPRDPQLFAALDDSDGLAVDAEGGVWVARWRAGELLRYRADAVLDRRIRLAAVPNIVSLTFAGPDLTDLIVATGGADASGAPVGGIVRIRSDVPGLRPHVARFA; translated from the coding sequence ATGGCGGGTCAGGGCGGCCCCAGCCCGCAGGGTGCCGGCATGACCGGCGAGGTGCCCGCCGTCGACACGCCGTGCGAGATCCTGGCGACCGGCCACCAGTTCGCCGAGGCGCCGCGCGAGGGACCGGACGGCGCGCTCTATTCTAGCGACCTGACCGGCGGCGGCCTCTATCGCTGGTACGCGGGCGTCGTCACGGTGGCGCTGGCCGATCGCATGTGGATCGGCGGGTGCGTGATGAATGTGGACGGGCGGCCGATCGTCTCCGGCCGCGGTGGTCTGGCGATCGTGGGCGGGGGCAGGGCCGCGCCGCTGCTGCAGGCGATCGGCGGCGCGGCGGTAAGCGCGATCAACGATATCGAGGCCGATGCGGCGGGCGGGCTCTACGGCGGCACGATCGACTTCACCGCCATCCTGGAAACCGGCGCCCCGCCCGCCCCCGGCCTGTTCTTCCGCCTGGACCCGGACGGCAGCGTCGATGTGCTTCGCGAGGGCGTCGCCGTATCGAACGGCATCGGCTTCAGCCCGGCGGGCGACCTGCTCTACCATTCGGAGAGCGGGGTCGGCGTCTGGGCGTGGACGCATGACGGCCACCGGCCGCGCGATCCGCAGTTGTTCGCGGCGCTGGACGATAGCGACGGCCTGGCCGTGGACGCGGAGGGCGGCGTCTGGGTGGCGCGCTGGCGGGCGGGCGAGCTGCTGCGCTACCGGGCGGATGCCGTGCTCGACCGGCGCATCCGCCTGGCCGCCGTGCCGAACATCGTGAGCCTCACCTTCGCCGGCCCGGACCTGACCGACCTGATCGTCGCGACCGGCGGGGCGGATGCATCGGGCGCGCCGGTGGGCGGCATCGTGCGCATCCGCAGCGACGTGCCCGGGCTGCGGCCGCATGTCGCCCGCTTCGCGTGA
- a CDS encoding HNH endonuclease, with protein sequence MYHPDLIRHPDGCPALVLNADYTPLSYYPLSLWPWQTAIKAVFLERVDIVSHYEREVHSPTHVMKLPSVIALRQYVKPSQHPAFTRFNLFLRDRFACQYCGVTTELTFDHIVPRAQGGRTTWENVATACAPCNLRKGGRTPRQAGMKLALPAYRPTSWQLQEQGRSFPPNYLHQSWRDWLYWDVELEA encoded by the coding sequence ATGTATCACCCCGATCTCATCCGCCATCCTGACGGTTGTCCGGCGCTGGTGCTCAATGCGGACTATACCCCGCTCAGCTATTACCCGCTCAGCCTGTGGCCGTGGCAGACGGCGATCAAGGCCGTGTTCCTGGAGCGGGTCGACATCGTCTCGCATTACGAGCGGGAGGTGCACAGCCCGACGCACGTGATGAAGCTGCCCTCGGTCATCGCGCTGCGGCAATATGTCAAACCCTCGCAGCATCCGGCCTTCACCCGCTTCAACCTCTTCCTGCGCGATCGTTTCGCCTGCCAATATTGCGGTGTCACCACCGAACTGACGTTCGACCATATCGTGCCGCGCGCGCAAGGCGGCCGCACCACATGGGAGAATGTCGCGACGGCCTGCGCGCCGTGCAACCTGCGGAAAGGCGGGCGCACCCCCCGGCAGGCGGGGATGAAGCTGGCGCTGCCGGCCTATCGCCCGACAAGCTGGCAGCTGCAGGAGCAGGGCCGCAGCTTTCCGCCGAACTACCTCCACCAGAGCTGGCGCGACTGGCTCTACTGGGACGTCGAGCTGGAAGCCTGA
- the gluQRS gene encoding tRNA glutamyl-Q(34) synthetase GluQRS: MNGSIDEPAGGAVVSRFAPSPTGALHLGHAFSAVRAHDLVRAGGGRFLLRIEDIDPGRVREAHVEGILADLAWLGLAWDGPVLRQSQRLPVYADALDRLRAMGLLYACFCTRAEIAASVAAPHGPVPLYPGTCRALPDDPARRAAVPHAWRIDMAAAAARAGPLAWHDAAAGAVAARPDLLGDVVLARKDAPASYHLAVTVDDAAQEVTDVVRGIDLFESTHAHRLLQALLGLPTPRYHHHPLIAGPDGRRLAKRDGAPALAALRAAGADPVALLADLRGRAIGFDRANA; this comes from the coding sequence ATGAACGGGTCGATCGACGAGCCGGCGGGCGGCGCGGTCGTCAGCCGCTTCGCGCCGAGCCCCACGGGGGCGCTGCACCTGGGGCACGCCTTCTCGGCCGTGCGGGCGCACGATCTGGTGCGGGCGGGCGGCGGCCGCTTCCTGCTGCGCATCGAGGATATCGATCCCGGCCGCGTGCGCGAGGCGCATGTCGAGGGCATCCTGGCGGATCTGGCGTGGCTGGGTCTCGCGTGGGACGGGCCGGTGCTGCGCCAGTCGCAGCGGCTGCCGGTCTATGCCGACGCGCTCGATCGGCTGCGCGCCATGGGGCTGCTCTACGCCTGCTTCTGCACACGGGCGGAGATCGCGGCGAGCGTGGCGGCGCCGCACGGCCCCGTCCCGCTCTATCCGGGCACCTGCCGCGCCCTGCCGGACGATCCCGCCCGCCGCGCCGCGGTGCCGCACGCCTGGCGGATCGACATGGCGGCGGCCGCGGCGCGGGCGGGTCCGCTCGCCTGGCACGATGCGGCGGCCGGGGCGGTGGCGGCCCGGCCCGATCTGCTCGGCGACGTCGTGCTGGCGCGCAAGGATGCGCCGGCATCGTACCACCTCGCCGTCACCGTCGACGATGCCGCGCAGGAGGTGACGGACGTGGTGCGCGGGATCGACCTGTTCGAATCGACGCACGCGCACCGGCTGCTCCAGGCACTGCTCGGCCTGCCGACGCCGCGCTACCACCACCATCCGCTGATCGCCGGGCCGGACGGGCGCCGACTGGCCAAGCGGGACGGCGCACCGGCCCTCGCCGCCCTGCGCGCGGCCGGCGCGGATCCGGTGGCGCTGCTGGCCGATCTGCGTGGGCGCGCCATTGGCTTTGACCGCGCGAACGCTTAG
- a CDS encoding twin transmembrane helix small protein encodes MQTILIILIVLAALATVGALVRGIVIFLRTTEQDLKGVGPSVSGLRQNKMMRLRIMFQALAVIFVILLLLLSRSG; translated from the coding sequence ATGCAGACCATCCTCATCATCCTGATCGTCCTCGCCGCGCTGGCGACGGTCGGTGCGCTCGTGCGCGGCATCGTGATCTTCCTGCGCACGACCGAGCAGGATCTGAAGGGCGTCGGCCCCAGCGTGTCCGGCCTGCGACAGAACAAGATGATGCGGCTGCGCATCATGTTCCAGGCGCTGGCCGTGATCTTCGTGATCCTGCTGCTGCTGCTCTCCCGCTCGGGCTGA
- a CDS encoding cob(I)yrinic acid a,c-diamide adenosyltransferase, with translation MVKLNRIYTRTGDRGETGLVDGSRVAKSAPRMQVIGDVDEANSAIGVALLHVTDPLHRLLLGRIQNEMFDLGADLATPGDDFTPGEMTLRITAGQVERLEREIDAMNEDLAALTSFILPGGQPAAAHVHLARAIVRRAERQAVAAAQAVMLNPQALAYINRLSDHLFVLARAINAGAGGDVLWQPGATR, from the coding sequence ATGGTGAAGCTCAACCGGATCTACACGCGCACCGGCGATCGCGGCGAGACCGGGCTGGTCGACGGGTCGCGCGTCGCCAAGTCCGCGCCGCGCATGCAGGTGATCGGCGACGTGGACGAGGCGAACTCGGCGATCGGCGTGGCGCTGCTGCACGTCACCGATCCGCTGCACCGGCTGCTGCTGGGCCGCATCCAGAACGAGATGTTCGATCTGGGCGCGGATCTGGCCACGCCGGGCGATGATTTCACCCCGGGCGAGATGACCCTGCGCATCACCGCCGGCCAGGTCGAGCGGCTGGAGCGCGAGATCGACGCGATGAACGAGGATCTGGCGGCGCTGACCAGCTTCATCCTGCCGGGCGGGCAGCCGGCCGCGGCACACGTCCACCTCGCCCGCGCGATCGTGCGGCGGGCGGAGCGGCAGGCCGTGGCGGCGGCGCAGGCGGTGATGCTGAATCCGCAGGCGCTCGCTTATATCAACCGTCTCTCGGATCACCTGTTCGTGCTGGCGCGCGCGATCAATGCCGGCGCGGGCGGCGACGTGCTCTGGCAGCCGGGCGCGACGCGGTAG
- the egtB gene encoding ergothioneine biosynthesis protein EgtB, which produces MTGSTALTPRGLGDAADKLAHLFSTTRALTVDLAEPLSDADASAQSMPDASPAKWHLAHVTWFFETFVLRDNVPGYRAYDDRFAFLFNSYYEAEGARHPRDRRGMLTRPSLAEVIAWRAHVDAAVMAALPGLAAPARALVALGVNHEQQHQELFLTDILHLFAENPLAPAMWDSPRDVPASVPGPLRWIEGRTGIGEIGHAGGDFAFDCEGPRHRVLLHRHALADRPITNAEYCAFIADGGYADPRHWLADGWAWVQANRIVAPLYWRPDGDAWCAFALDGLHPLHPAAPVTHVSYYEADAFARWAGARLPTEAEWESAAAGHDPRGGNQLDQAGPVRPRAALSEADGTVAGTRQMFGDVWEWTGSAYLPYPGFRPAEGAVGEYNGKFMSGQFVLRGGSCATPRGHVRASYRNFFYPHQRWQFTGIRLARDL; this is translated from the coding sequence ATGACGGGATCCACGGCGCTCACGCCGCGCGGACTGGGCGACGCCGCCGACAAGCTGGCGCACCTTTTCTCCACCACTAGGGCGCTGACGGTCGATCTGGCCGAGCCCCTGTCGGACGCCGACGCCAGCGCCCAGTCGATGCCCGATGCGTCGCCCGCCAAATGGCATCTGGCGCACGTTACCTGGTTCTTCGAGACGTTCGTGCTGCGCGATAACGTGCCGGGCTACCGCGCCTATGACGATCGCTTCGCCTTCCTGTTCAACAGCTATTACGAGGCGGAAGGCGCGCGCCACCCGCGTGACCGTCGCGGCATGCTGACCCGCCCGTCGCTGGCCGAGGTGATCGCCTGGCGGGCGCATGTCGATGCGGCGGTAATGGCGGCGCTGCCCGGTCTGGCCGCGCCGGCGCGCGCGCTGGTGGCGCTAGGCGTGAATCACGAGCAGCAGCATCAGGAGCTGTTCCTCACCGACATACTGCACCTGTTCGCCGAGAATCCGCTGGCGCCGGCCATGTGGGATAGCCCGCGCGACGTGCCGGCGTCCGTGCCCGGGCCGCTGCGCTGGATCGAGGGCCGCACTGGCATCGGCGAGATCGGCCACGCCGGCGGCGACTTCGCCTTCGATTGCGAGGGGCCGCGCCATCGCGTGCTGCTCCACCGCCACGCGCTGGCCGATCGGCCGATCACCAACGCCGAATATTGCGCCTTCATCGCCGACGGCGGCTACGCCGATCCGCGCCACTGGCTGGCGGACGGCTGGGCGTGGGTGCAGGCCAACCGCATCGTGGCGCCGCTCTACTGGCGCCCTGACGGCGATGCGTGGTGCGCCTTCGCGCTCGATGGCCTGCATCCGCTGCACCCGGCCGCACCGGTCACGCATGTCAGCTACTATGAGGCCGACGCGTTCGCCCGCTGGGCTGGCGCCCGCCTGCCGACCGAGGCCGAGTGGGAGAGCGCCGCCGCCGGCCACGATCCGCGCGGCGGCAACCAGCTGGACCAGGCCGGCCCGGTGCGTCCACGCGCCGCGCTCAGCGAGGCGGACGGCACAGTCGCGGGAACGAGACAGATGTTCGGCGACGTATGGGAGTGGACCGGCAGCGCCTACCTGCCCTATCCCGGCTTCCGCCCCGCCGAGGGCGCGGTGGGCGAGTATAACGGCAAGTTCATGTCCGGCCAGTTCGTGCTGCGCGGCGGCAGCTGCGCCACCCCGCGCGGCCATGTCCGCGCGTCGTACCGCAACTTCTTCTATCCGCACCAGCGGTGGCAGTTCACCGGCATCCGCCTGGCAAGGGATCTCTGA